GGAAGTTTTAATCTAACAACATGTTCTTCACCATTAGCTACTCGCATCGATGCTTCTTCCAATGGTATACTTCTACATAAACCATCGTATTTAGGAACTAGTCCTTTTACTTTTTGTTCTTCACGGACTTCATCCAATCTTTCCTTTGAGCAAAAACAATAATATGCATGGCCCTTATCAATAAGCTCTTCAACATATTTTTTATAGATGTCCAATCTTTGAGACTGTATATACGGACCGTAATCTCCTTTTTCGATAACCTTATGATTCTCTACGAATACACCTTCATCATATTTTACTCCAGCCCATTCCAAGGAATTAATAAGATTTTCTATGGCTCCCTCTACAAGTCTTGTCTGGTCTGTATCCTCAATCCTCAATATAAATTTTCCATTATTATGTTTTGCATACAAATAATTATATAATGCAGTTCTTAGTCCACCAATATGCAAGTATCCAGTGGGACTAGGTGCAAATCTTACTCTTACTTCACTCAAAACAAACACCTCCCGATATTTACCATATATTATACATCATCAATTCATACCCTTCCAGTGAAATATATCAAAATCAAAGATTTTGGATATTTCTACCGTTGGGCACAAGCAATTCACAGTTCACAATTTCAATTATTTAGTCTAATCTTTTAGGTCATAAACCCGGGATTCCTCGACTTCGCTCGGAATGACAGGAAAGTGTTGCTCGGAATGACCTGGCGACCGGAGGTCGCCCCTAACCACATACATTGTTCACTGTTTTACTTAAGTTCTGCTTTTACAAACTCATCTAACACCAATTCCTTAACTGTATCTGCATTCACTTCTGTTTTGTCTTTTGAATCTCTTAAAGAATATTCAACTACATTCTCTCCTGCTAACTTTCCAACGGTTACTCTTATTGGTATACCAATTAAGTCTCTATCTTTAAATTTTACCCCAACTCTTTCATTTCTATCATCTAATAGAACCTCATATCCTAAGGAGATCAATTCTTTATATAGTTTTTCTCCTAACTCTATTTGTTCTTCATTCTTAGCATTTACAACAGTTATTATTACATGATATGGCGCAACAACTAATGGCCATTGGATACCATCTTCATCATGGTATTGTTCTACAATTGCTGCCACACTTCTTGTAACACCAACTCCATAACTACCCATTACAAATGACTTTTCTTTGCCGTCTTCATCTAAGAATTTAGCATTTAAGCTATCACTATATTTTGTACCTAGTTGGAATATATTTCCGACTTCTATACCTCTATCCATCTTCATGGTTTCTCCACAAGTAGGACATATATCACCCTCTACTACCAATAGTAAATCTTCCACTATTTCACCTTCAAAATCTCTACCGTAGTTTACATTTTTAAGATGGTAGTCAGTTTCATTTCCACCAACAACTATGTTTTTCATCTTTGTAATTCTAGAATCAACTAGAAGCCTTGCATCTTTACTTAATCCAACTGGACCTGTAAATCCTTTGTTAGCTCCTGTTATTTCCTTAATTGTTTCCTCATCAGCTATTTCTAACTCATGTTCACCTACTCCAAGATAATTAACTAATTTAACCTCATTTAATTCTCTATCTCCTGGTATAATAGCTACAACTGGTTTACCAGCAACCTTATACACTAAAGCCTTTCCAAATTTCGATTTATCTATGTTCAAAAATTTATTAAGGTCATCAATTGTTTTGACATCTGGTGTATGAACCCTTTCCATTTCGAGAATTTCTGTGTTATCTTCTAGAACATTATAAACTACCTCTGCCTTTTCATCTGTTGCTGCATAATCACAATGATCACAATATGCTACAACACCTTCTCCTACATCACTCATTGCCATAAATTCATGAGAAACCTTTCCGCCCATGGCTCCAGTATCTCCCTGAACTACTTTGTATTTTAATTTAAGTCTGGTAAATATCTTATCGTATGCATCCCACATAATTTGATATGCTTTTTCCATAGCTTCTTCATCAACATCAAAGCTGTAAGCATCTTTCATGATGAATTCAC
The DNA window shown above is from Tissierella sp. Yu-01 and carries:
- a CDS encoding proline--tRNA ligase; its protein translation is MKMSNMYMPTLREVPAEAELPSHQLLLRAGMMRKLVSGVYTYLPLGYRVIRKVEQICREEMDAAGSQEFLLSALQPKELWEASGRWQDFGPEMFRLTDRNEREFCLGPTHEEYFTSVIKDEVKSYKQLPLNIYQIQTKYRDEKRPRFGLMRGREFIMKDAYSFDVDEEAMEKAYQIMWDAYDKIFTRLKLKYKVVQGDTGAMGGKVSHEFMAMSDVGEGVVAYCDHCDYAATDEKAEVVYNVLEDNTEILEMERVHTPDVKTIDDLNKFLNIDKSKFGKALVYKVAGKPVVAIIPGDRELNEVKLVNYLGVGEHELEIADEETIKEITGANKGFTGPVGLSKDARLLVDSRITKMKNIVVGGNETDYHLKNVNYGRDFEGEIVEDLLLVVEGDICPTCGETMKMDRGIEVGNIFQLGTKYSDSLNAKFLDEDGKEKSFVMGSYGVGVTRSVAAIVEQYHDEDGIQWPLVVAPYHVIITVVNAKNEEQIELGEKLYKELISLGYEVLLDDRNERVGVKFKDRDLIGIPIRVTVGKLAGENVVEYSLRDSKDKTEVNADTVKELVLDEFVKAELK